The DNA region CGCCATGTCGCGCAGGGTCTCGGTGTCGACCACGTCCTGCTCGCCGTCGGCGTCGGCCATGTCGCGGGGTCCCAGCGCGATCGTGTAGACCTTGATGCCCAGCTCCTTGGCGAGCTCCGCCACGTCTTTGGGGGCGGTCTGGCCGGCATTGTTGGCGCCGTCCGACAGCAGGATCACGGCCTTCGCGGCCTTCTCGCCCGGCCTGACCCCGGCGGCCTCGCCCCCCGCGTCCCGCGGGTCCAGCCGGCGCAGCGCGAGCCCGAGGCCGTCGCCGATGCCGGTGGACCGACCGCTGATGCCGATCGTGGCCTCGTCCAGCGCCCGGGCGACCGCCGCGGTGTCGAAGCTCGGCGCCGCCGCCACGTAGGCCTGGTCGGCGAAGATCACGAGGCCGATCCGGTCCCCGGCCCGCCGTCGGATGAAGTCGGTGCCGACGCGCTTGACCGCGGTGAGCCGGTTCACGGTCTCGCCGTCGAGGGCGAAGTCGCGCCGCTCCATCGAGCCCGACAGGTCCATGGCGATCATGATCTCGCGACCCGAGGCCGGGAGGGCGGCCGCCGGCATGACGAGGCGCGGGCCCGACAGGGCCGCCACCAGGGCGATCCAGAGCGTCCAGGTGAGCAGCGCCCGCCGCCGGCCCCGGGCCGCGCGGTCGGCGCCGGCGCGCGTGCCGGCCACCAGGGTCGCGGGCACGCGCAGGGCGCCGCTGCCGCCCTCCGGCTCCGCCGGGATCAGGCGCGCGGCCAGCAGCGGCAGGGGCAGCGCCAGCAGCACCCAGGGCGCGGCGAGGTCGAAGGCCGACAGGAGCGCGCTGAGCCACGCGGGCAGGAATCCGCTCATGCCCGCAGCCGCCCGATCAGGCGGGCGAGTTCGGCGTCCAGGGCGTCGAGGTCGGGATCCTGCCGCCGGTACAGCCCGTCGGCGAGCACCCGGCCGGCGCCCCGGGTGAAGAAGTCGGTCCGGAACAGCCCGTCCAGCCGGGCCGCCCAGTCCGCGCCCGTCGCCCGGGTCCCGGGCCCTGCCTCGCCGGACCGGTCGAGGGATCGGTCGAGTCTGCGCAGCAGCCGGGCCTGGGCGACGAGACGCGCCTCCGGGTCGAGGCCGCGGCTCCGCGCGAGCTCGGCGAGC from Methylobacterium sp. NMS14P includes:
- a CDS encoding VWA domain-containing protein translates to MSGFLPAWLSALLSAFDLAAPWVLLALPLPLLAARLIPAEPEGGSGALRVPATLVAGTRAGADRAARGRRRALLTWTLWIALVAALSGPRLVMPAAALPASGREIMIAMDLSGSMERRDFALDGETVNRLTAVKRVGTDFIRRRAGDRIGLVIFADQAYVAAAPSFDTAAVARALDEATIGISGRSTGIGDGLGLALRRLDPRDAGGEAAGVRPGEKAAKAVILLSDGANNAGQTAPKDVAELAKELGIKVYTIALGPRDMADADGEQDVVDTETLRDMARASGGEAFRVRTTDDLVRVADAIDRLEGGRALAPPLPLRRDLWPWPAALAFLSAALLLASRRGV
- a CDS encoding DUF4381 family protein; translation: MNPVAPAEIPLSLDQLRGLHLPGGAAGAVQGEVVAAAALGFLAALLVGLVRYARGRARATLRRAALAELARSRGLDPEARLVAQARLLRRLDRSLDRSGEAGPGTRATGADWAARLDGLFRTDFFTRGAGRVLADGLYRRQDPDLDALDAELARLIGRLRA